A genome region from Microplitis demolitor isolate Queensland-Clemson2020A chromosome 1, iyMicDemo2.1a, whole genome shotgun sequence includes the following:
- the LOC103573367 gene encoding vesicle-associated membrane protein-associated protein B translates to MTKPEQVLTIEPQGELRFRGPFTGSPVTSYIKLINPTNQKVYFKIKTTAPKRYCVRPNSGILKAKEVTEIAVCLQPYEFDPTEKNKHKFMVQTVIAQEGDNDDCAHDVWKDINEDLVMEYKLKCVFENPVSSNTSGKVSAVPAQSKTEPSTVNGKNKATGDGAKLTDKQLIEYEEKLMKAAAEVNHLRVEESNLRQECLQLKEELLRYRNMEKGGNITSGRMTSGSLERSNPQLNMTPTLAIAAVVIMIVGYFLGKLI, encoded by the exons ATGACCAAGCCGGAGCAAGTTTTGACTATCGAACCCCAGGGTGAACTACGATTCCGTg GCCCATTTACAGGTTCACCAGTCACTtcatacattaaattaataaatccaaCAAatcaaaaagtatattttaaaataaaaactacggCTCCAAAGAGATACTGCGTAAGACCTAACAGTGGTATACTTAAAGCTAAAGAAGTTACTGAAATAgcag tttgtttACAACCGTACGAATTTGAtccaactgaaaaaaataaacacaagtTTATGGTACAAACAGTTATAGCACAAGAGGGTGATAATGACGACTGTGCCCACGAtgtg TGGAAAGACATCAATGAGGATTTGGTAATGGAGTATAAATTAAAGTGCGTATTTGAGAACCCAGTTAGCAGCAACACATCAGGAAAAGTGTCCGCAGTTCCAGCTCAGTCGAAAACTGAGCCCAGTAcagttaatggaaaaaataaagctACTGGTGACGGAGCTAAACTGACTGATAAa caaCTGATTGagtatgaagaaaaattaatgaaagctGCTGCAGAAGTTAATCATTTGAGGGTAGAAGAAAGTAATTTGAGGCAGGAATGTCTTCAGCTtaag gaAGAACTATTGAGATACCGAAATATGGAAAAAGGTGGAAATATAACGTCAGGACGAATGACATCTGGTTCACTAGAACGTAGCAATCCACAATTGAATATGACACCTACCCTTGCTATTGCAGCGGTTGTTATAATGATAGTCGGTTATTTTCTTGGGAAATTAATCTGA
- the LOC103573366 gene encoding methylosome protein 50, translated as MSNSDYYPHPNTNADIYRNMTAADRPPVPDKHIQFIVVNDDKTIVGASSLTDRYWSGTVWYFNGPTSYDKNDAYAVTRTESGVCDAVFLDNYKFLIAEDSGVLQVLEVVKAPETLAPVLQCSGYVCQHDDSITSLAVFDNKTHFVTSSMDCCIKVWQISDLLAEYSYLNAHTSTITCVDVMPKNDWIFGSTSLDCQAFIWDLRQSKPATCLHKKEGNGLTALTWDKSSENIVAIGSQSGSVTLIDVRSPDNVICETQIFPRPVHRLKYHPEKNNWLAGCCDDTVVKVLDPTKHLSLVYQDDRHKDFVRGLAWLQDELLTCSWDDTILKHTVLSADQ; from the exons ATGAGTAACAGTGATTATTATCCTCACCCGAATACCAATGCtgatatttatagaaatatgACAGCTGCTGATAGACCACCTGTTCCGGACAAACATATACAATTTATAGTAGTAAATG atgacaAAACTATTGTCGGTGCCAGTAGTTTGACGGATCGCTACTGGAGTGGAACCGTTTGGTATTTCAATGGCCCGACGAGCTACGACAAAAATGACGCTTACGCTGTCACGAGAACAGAGAGCGGTGTCTGTGACGCtgtttttttagataattataaatttttaattgctgaAGACAGCGGTGTTCTGCAGGTACTTGAAGTCGTTAAAGCTCCTGAAACTCTTGCTCCTGTACTGCAGTGCTCTGGTTACGTATGTCAGCATGATGACAGTATTACTTCCTTGGCTGTTTTTGATAACAAAACTCATTTTGTTACGAGTTCAATGGACTGCTG taTAAAAGTATGGCAAATATCTGATCTATTAGCtgaatattcatatttaaatgCGCATACTAGTACAATAACTTGCGTTGATGTAATGCCTAAGAATGATTGGATATTTGGATCAACTTCGTTGGATTGTCAAGCATTCATTTGGGATTTAAGACAATCCAAACCTGCTACAt GTTTACATAAAAAAGAAGGAAACGGTTTGACAGCATTAACTTGGGATAAAAGTAGCGAAAATATTGTAGCCATTGGTTCACAAAGCGGAAGCGTTACTTTAATTGACGTTCGCTCGCCTGACAATGTCATCTGTGAGACTCAAATCTTCCCGCGACCAGTTCATAGACTTAAATATCATCctgaaaa aaataattggCTTGCTGGATGCTGCGATGACACGGTTGTTAAAGTGCTGGACCCAACAAAACATTTGAGTTTAGTTTACCAAGACGACCGGCACAAAGATTTTGTCCGTGGCCTCGCGTGGCTGCAAGACGAATTATTAACTTGCTCATGGGATGACACAATATTGAAACACACGGTTTTATCTGctgatcaataa
- the LOC103573365 gene encoding staphylococcal nuclease domain-containing protein 1 — MSSNSTTASNDTKHGIVKLIVSGDTITIRGQPRGGPPPEKTIALSNVTAPKLGRRGVNNGDDIRDEPWAWEAREFLRKKLIAQEVVFAEEKNVSATKVYGSVWIGKDKNTGENVAELLVSEGLATVKRDNVRNPSPAQLRLQELEDAARSAGKGKWSGSPSSEHIRDVKWTIENPRAIVDKYNGKPVKAIIEHVRDGSTYKVFLLPDFYHITLMLSGIRCPQIKTEGEEPFAKQAQFFVETRILQRDVEVILEATNNNNFVGTILHPAGNIAEHLLREGFAKCVDWTMNFTKSGVDKLYMAEKAAKERKLHLWQNWQPTAPQKEYNAVVVEITSADSMIVRTQNGESKKIFLSSIRPPQREKKAGEDKNAPRSKDFRPLYDIPFMYDAREFLRKKLIRKQVKVIEDYTQPAKDQYPEKICCTVMVGKVNIAEAMVSKGFATVVRYKQNDDQRPLHYNELLAAESKAEKSQNGLHAKKDTAPQRIIDLSNDAAKAKCHLSALKRTRGTKAVVEFVTSGSRLKLFLPKEHCLITFLLAGVKAPRRSRPKPGGGTIEGEKYSEEAFNFMKEQCFQKDVEIQVDNMESKGSGFIGWLFVDGVNMSVALVEEGLAEVSSFSEHGEYIKSLKAAEERAKAKKLNIWDRPEVEAEEEEVKEEKEVVERKIETREVVVSEVTEDLHFYAQYVDQKSQVEGLLTRLRQELEENPPLPGAFSPKRGELVAAKFSGDGEWYRAKVEKVAGSNVSVLYVDYGNREIVNVTQVAPLPAEYSSDKPYAHEFVAAYVALPKDVDDQKAAITAFQEDIENKTLLLSIVYKSSSGVLAATLVDPVTNEDIVKALVKDGYLLVNREKRVNVKPEYLDAQSDAKKHHRNIWQYGDITTDDQENAWK, encoded by the exons ATGAGTAGCAACAGCACCACTGCTAGCAACGATACCAAACACGGGATCGTTaaattg aTTGTTTCCGGAGATACGATTACGATACGAGGACAACCTCGTGGGGGTCCACCTCCGGAGAAAACTATCGCTCTGTCTAATGTTACTGCTCCGAAATTAGGACGTCGAGGagttaataa TGGTGATGATATCAGAGACGAGCCATGGGCATGGGAAGCTAGAGAATTCttacgtaaaaaattaattgcgcAAGAAGTTGTCTTTGCCGAGGAGAAAAATGTCAGTGCGACTAAAGTTTATGGCTCTGTTTGGATAGGAAAAG ataAAAATACTGGAGAAAATGTAGCTGAGCTTTTAGTATCTGAAGGTCTAGCGACAGTAAAGCGCGACAATGTACGTAACCCAAGTCCAGCTCAATTACGTCTGCAAGAGCTGGAAGATGCGGCGCGTTCTGCTGGTAAAGGAAAGTGGTCTGGAAGTCCGAGTTCTGAGCATATTCGAGATGTCAAATGGACCATTGAGAACCCACGTGCTATTGTTGATAAATACAATGGCAAACCAGTCAAAGCGATAATCGAGCACGTGCGTGACGGTTCAACTTACAAAGTATTTCTTCTGCCTGACTTTTATCACATAACTCTCATGCTATCGGGTATCCGTTGCCCGCAAATAAAAACAGAAGGTGAAGAACCGTTTGCTAAGCAAGCTCAGTTCTTTGTGGAGACACGTATCCTGCAGCGAGACGTCGAAGTTATTCTTGAGGCcacaaacaataataattttgttggtACTATTTTACATCCAGCGGGTAATATTGCTGAGCATTTACTACGCGAAGGTTTTGCTAAATGTGTCGACTGGACAATGAACTTCACCAAGTCCGGAGTTGACAAATTGTACATGGCCGAGAAAGCCGCTAAGGAACGCAAGCTTCACTTATGGCAGAACTGGCAACCAACAGCACCGCAGAAAGAGTACAACGCTGTGGTAGTCGAAATTACTAGTGCCGATTCAATGATAGTGAGGACGCAGAATGgcgagagtaaaaaaatattcttaagCAGCATTCGTCCTCCTCAGCGTGAAAAAAAAGCTGGCGAAGACAAAAACGCTCCTCGTTCAAAGGACTTTAGACCCCTTTATGATATTCCATTTATGTACGATGCCCGTGAATTTTTACGTAAGAAACTCATTCGCAAGCAGGTAAAAGTTATTGAAGATTACACGCAACCGGCTAAAGATCAGTATCCTGAAAAAATTTGCTGCACTGTTATGGTCGGAAAGGTGAATATCGCTGAGGCGATGGTGTCCAAGGGATTCGCAACTGTCGTGAGATATAAGCAGAACGACGACCAACGTCCGCTTCATTACAACGAACTGTTGGCCGCTGAAAGCAAAGCCGAGAAATCGCAGAATGGTTTGCACGCTAAGAAAGATACTGCTCCGCAAAGgattattgatttatcgaaTGACGCTGCCAAAGCCAAGTGTCACTTGTCTGCATTGAAAAGAACACGTGGTACTAAAGCCGTCGTTGAGTTTGTAACAAGTGGATCGCGTTTGAAACTATTTTTACCTAAGGAACATTGCTTGATAACATTTTTACTTGCTGGAGTCAAAGCCCCACGTAGATCACGACCAAAACCTGGCGGTGGTACTATTGAAGGAGAAAAATACTCCGAGGAAGCATTCAACTTCATGAAGGAACAGTGTTTCCAAAAGGACGTTGAAATCCAGGTCGACAACATGGAGTCCAAGGGAAGCGGTTTCATTGGATGGTTATTTGTTGACGGTGTTAATATGTCTGTCGCACTTGTCGAGGAAGGACTCGCAGAGGTGTCCAGTTTCAGCGAACACGGTGAGTATATCAAGTCACTCAAAGCCGCGGAAGAACGAGCCAAGGCAAAGAAACTGAACATCTGGGATCGACCTGAAGTCGAGGCCGAAGAAGAAGAAgtcaaagaagaaaaagaagttGTTGAACGTAAAATAGAAACCCGTGAAGTTGTTGTCTCTGAAGTTACTGAAGATTTACACTTTTACGCTCAGTATGTCGACCAGAAAAGCCAAGTCGAAGGATTACTCACACGATTACGTCAAGAGCTTGAAGAAAATCCTCCTCTACCTGGCGCATTCTCTCCAAAACGCGGAGAATTAGTCGCTGCGAAGTTCTCCGGTGACGGAGAATGGTACCGTGCTAAAGTTGAAAAAGTTGCCGGTTCTAACGTCAGTGTACTGTACGTTGATTATGGCAACCGCGAGATTGTTAATGTGACGCAAGTTGCGCCTCTACCTGCTGAATATTCTAGCGACAAACCTTACGCTCATGAATTTGTTGCGGCTTACGTTGCTCTTCCTAAAGAc gtcGATGATCAAAAAGCGGCAATCACGGCATTCCAAGAAGACATTGAGAATAAAACTTTGTTATTATCTATTGTTTACAAATCGTCTTCGGGTGTACTAGCAGCAACTTTAGTCGATCCTGTGACTAATGAAGATATTGTTAAAGCTCTTGTTAAAGATGGATATCTCCTTGTTAACAGAGAAAAAAGAGTTAACGTTAAACCt gaatatttGGATGCACAATCAGACGCTAAGAAACATCATCGCAACATCTGGCAGTACGGTGACATCACGACCGACGATCAAGAAAACGCGTGGAAGTAA
- the LOC103573364 gene encoding U1 small nuclear ribonucleoprotein 70 kDa: MTQFLPPNLLALFAPRDPIPYLPPVSKLPHEKKNGGYLGVGSFLKYFEDPKDTPPPLRVETREERLERRRRERAEQVAYKLEQEIAVWDPAAIPNVTADPFKTLFVARINYDTSESKLRREFEVYGPVKKIVVIHNTVNGKPRGYAFIEYEHERDMHSAYKHADGKKIDGRRVLVDVERARTVKGWLPRRLGGGLGGTRRGGPDVNIKHSGREDNERERERYRLEREREATGRGLDRERDRDRIDRERRRSRERKRRSRSRSRERKRRRSRERGAEPEVEEIQREERSRDRRERDRDRSDRDRDRKRRRSRSNDRTDRDRDRERKRDKRDRERRDRKDRERVPDEDTKEIRVKEEPLDDYPDYNNSYTSTTPYFAQVKYEDDNEVEEKYRIPENRNDQPSYNYDSVPEYH; encoded by the exons atgacgCAGTTTTTGCCACCAAATTTGCTGGCACTATTTGCTCCGCGTGATCCAATACCATATTTACCACCAGTTAGCAAACTTCCGCATGAAAAGAAGAATGGTGGATATCTCGGCGTCGGATCATTTCTAAAATACTTTGAG GATCCAAAAGATACACCCCCGCCACTCCGGGTTGAGACACGTGAAGAACGTCTAGAACGTCGGAGACGTGAACGTGCTGAGCAAGTTGCTTACAAACTTGAGCAGGAAATAGCAGTATGGGATCCAGCAGCTATTCCGAATGTTACTGCTGAtccatttaaaactttatttgtcGCACGAatt aattATGATACGTCGGAATCAAAACTTAGAAGAGAGTTTGAGGTTTATGGGCCAGTTAAGAAG ATTGTTGTTATCCACAATACAGTCAATGGAAAACCAAGAGGGTACGCATTCATTGAGTATGAACACGAAAGGGACATGCACT CTGCTTATAAACATGCGGATGGTAAGAAAATAGATGGCCGCAGAGTGTTGGTGGATGTTGAACGTGCAAGAACAGTTAAAGGATGGCTACCACGTAGACTTGGTGGTGGTCTTGGTGGTACACGTAGAGGAGGTCCTGATGTCAATATCAAACATTCTGGTAGGGAGGATAATGAAAGGGAACGGGAGCGATACCGATTGGAACGTGAACGTGAAGCAACTGGACGTGGACTTGATCGTGAACG TGATCGCGATCGTATTGACAGAGAGCGTAGAAGATCGCGTGAACGTAAACGAAGATCGCGAAGTAGATCTCGGGAACGTAAACGTAGACGCAGTCGTGAACGCGGTGCTGAACCAGAAGTAGAGGAAATACAGCGGGAAGAACGTTCACGTGATAGACGTGAACGGGATAGAGATCGTTCGGATCGTGATCGAGATCGTAAGCGCAGGAGGTCACGTAGTAATGACCGCACTGACCGTGACCGCGATCGCGAACGTAAGAGAGACAAGCGCGACCGCGAACGACGGGATCGTAAAGACCGCGAACGTGTTCCTGATGAAGACACTAAAGAGATTCGGGTTAAAGAAGAACCTCTTGacg acTATCCagattataataattcttataCATCGACGACACCTTACTTCGCTCAAGTAAAGTATGAAGACGACAATGAAGTTGAAGAGAAGTATAGAATTCCAGAGAATCGTAATGATCAACCGTCTTATAATTATGATTCCGTACCagaatatcattaa
- the LOC103573363 gene encoding transmembrane protein 98, producing MSAPMSVSSASSSTAPGMETVVAVALGALAAVFLGALFVLLVICRRQRCYYKQKDADLNSDLLEIDNGCTLGLDAWEGEEWLAGAERWVDDATGLAPPCIAVLRSCHSLAASLTAIAGTVNSNTVPLEIVDVARRIPPRVDDVVRSLYPPLDARLLEARVAALVLAVTHLALVTKHGVPKSQARKLAFIDQALQDMDTHLLVLRNAALAQETTCSIPASTPV from the exons ATGAGTGCTCCGATGTCAGTGAGCAGTGCGAGCTCTTCGACAGCACCAGGTATGGAAACTGTGGTAGCGGTTGCACTGGGTGCTCTGGCTGCTGTATTTCTTGGTGCCTTGTTTGTACTGCTGGTTATATGTCGTCGTCAACGTTGTTATTAT AAACAAAAAGACGCAGACTTGAACTCAGACTTGCTGGAAATTGATAACGGATGTACTTTGGGTCTGGATGCTTGGGAAGGTGAAGAATGGCTCGCTGGCGCTGAAAg ATGGGTTGATGATGCTACTGGATTGGCTCCACCTTGTATCGCTGTATTACGGTCATGTCATTCACTCGCTGCAAGTCTTACAGCTATTGCTGGAACTGTTAATAGTAATACTGTACCTTTAGAAATTGTTGAT GTTGCGCGGCGTATTCCACCACGTGTTGATGATGTAGTACGCAGTTTATATCCACCATTGGACGCGAGACTCCTGGAAGCGCGTGTCGCTGCTCTGGTACTGGCAGTAACTCATCTCGCACTTGTTACCAAACACGGTGTTCCTAAAAGTCAAGCTAGAAAATTAGCGTTCATTGATCAAGCGCTACAAGACATGGATACTCATCTACTGGTACTGAGAAATGCTGCTCTAGCTCAGGAAACTACTTGTTCTATTCCTGCATCTACACcagtttaa
- the LOC103573362 gene encoding ATP-binding cassette sub-family F member 2, which yields MPSDAKKKQQAKKKEAAKARQTGKKPASTNPTKEDGKDQTNASSNNENGTNGVLSAEEALCLKLEADARLNAEARACTGSLASHPRSRDIKISNFSITFHGCELLQDTMLELNCGRRYGLLGQNGSGKSTLLSVIGNREVPIPEAIDIFHLSREMPASSKTALQCVMEVDEERVRLEKLAEELIDCPEEDAQEQLMDVYERLEDMSADTAEARAAHLLHGLGFTTKMQRTATRDFSGGWRMRIALARALYVKPHLLLLDEPTNHLDLDACVWLEEELKTYKRILVIISHSQDFLNGICSNIIHLNKKQLKYYTGNYEAFIKTRMELLENQSKQYQWEQDQIAHMKNYIARFGHGSAKLARQAQSKEKTLAKMVAQGLTEKVSTDKVLNFYFPSCGGIPPPVIMVQNVSFRYNDDSPWIYRNLEFGIDLDTRLALVGPNGAGKSTLLKLLYGDLVPTSGMIRKNSHLRIARYHQHLHELLDLDMSPLDYMLKSFPEVKEREEMRKIIGRYGLTGRQQVCPIRQLSDGQRCRVVFAWLAWQVPHLLLMDEPTNHLDMETIDALAEAINDFDGGMVLVSHDFRLINQVAEEIWVCENGTVTKWQGNILDYKEHLKNKVLKDNQTRQKELMGRGK from the exons ATGCCATCGgacgctaaaaaaaaacagcaagCCAAGAAAAAGGAAGCAGCCAAAGCCAGACAAACTGGTAAGAAACCAGCGTCGACCAATCCCACCAAGGAGGATGGAAAGGATCAGACCAATGCATCATCAAACAACGAGAACGGAACTAATGGAGTATTGAGTGCTGAAG aggcACTATGTCTGAAATTAGAAGCAGATGCCCGTCTGAATGCTGAAGCTCGTGCCTGCACTGGAAGTTTAGCGTCACATCCACGTAGTCGTGACATcaaaatatctaatttttcaataacatttCACGGATGCGAGCTTCTGCAGGATACTATGCTCGAGCTCAACTGCGGAAGGCGTTACGGTTTGCTAGGACAAAATGGTTCTGGAAAATCTACATTGCTTTCAGTTATTGGTAATCGGGAAGTCCCAATACCTGAAGCCATCGACATATTTCACTTGTCCCGTGAAATGCCCGCGAGTAGCAAAACTGCACTGCAGTGTGTTATGGAAGTTGATGAAGAACGTGTGcgtttagaaaaattagctGAGGAATTAATAGATTGTCCAGAAGAAGACGCTCAGGAACAATTAATGGACGTTTATGAGCGTCTTGAAGACATGTCTGCAGACACTGCGGAAGCCCGTGCTGCCCATTTGCTTCACGGTCTCGgttttacaacaaaaatgCAACGCACTGCAACGAGAGATTTTTCAGGAGGTTGGCGTATGCGTATCGCTTTGGCTCGTGCTCTTTACGTAAAACCTCACTTGCTATTGCTCGATGAGCCGACAAATCATTTAGATCTTGACGCCTGTGTGTGGCTTGAAGAAGAGTTGAAAACATACAAACGTATTCTCGTTATAATATCACACTCTCAAGATTTTCTAAACGGTATTTGTTCAAATATCattcatttgaataaaaaacaacTTAAATACTACACGGGTAATTACGAAGCATTTATTAAAACACGTATGGAGTTGTTGGAAAATCAATCAAAGCAGTATCAGTGGGAGCAGGACCAAATCGctcatatgaaaaattatattgcgCGTTTCGGTCACGGTTCCGCAAAATTGGCGCGTCAAGCCCAATCTAAGGAAAAAACTCTTGCCAAAATGGTCGCGCAAGGTCTTACCGAAAAAGTATCAACTGATAAAGTATTGAACTTTTACTTTCCATCTTGCGGTGGCATACCGCCTCCAGTTATCATGGTGCAGAATGTCAGCTTCCGGTACAATGACGATTCGCCTTGGATCTATAGAAACTTGGAGTTCGGTATTGATCTTGATACTAGACTGGCACTTGTCGGTCCCAATGGTGCTGGCAAGAGTACGTTACTCAAACTACTTTATGGAGAT CTGGTACCGACTAGTGGAATGATTAGAAAGAATAGCCATCTTCGTATTGCTAGATACCACCAACATTTGCATGAATTATTAGACTTAGACATGTCGCCACTGGACTACATGCTGAAATCATTTCCGGAAGTTAAAGAGCGTGAGGAAATGCGTAAAATTATTGGCCGCTATGGTTTGACTGGTCGTCAGCAA GTGTGTCCTATCAGACAATTATCTGATGGACAACGTTGTCGTGTTGTGTTCGCGTGGCTGGCTTGGCAAGTACCGCATTTATTATTGATGGACGAACCTACCAATCACTTGGACATGGAGACAATCGACGCACTCGCTGAAgctataaatgattttgatGGTGGAATGGTTCTCGTCTCTCACGACTTCAGACTTATTaatcaa gTCGCTGAAGAAATTTGGGTCTGTGAAAATGGTACGGTAACTAAATGGCAAGGCAATATTTTGGATTACAAggaacatttgaaaaataaagtacTGAAGGACAATCAAACGCGACAAAAAGAGTTAATGGGAcgtggaaaataa